A stretch of Leisingera sp. S132 DNA encodes these proteins:
- a CDS encoding ABC transporter permease → MEILRYAIYRFGTMLMTLLVVSVLIFVIINLPPGDYLSNQIAELQATGQSAGVAKAEFLRKEYALDKPLWQQYMIWMGFMPGPHGFSGMVQGNFGWSFEFDSPVADIVGDSLWLTVLVNLAAVIFVYAVALPLGVLAAARARTWVDYTTAFVGYLGLATPNFLLALILFYYGHRWFDLPIGGLMAPEFEGMPMNWDKVKSILVHLIVPTFVIGTAGASAMMQRLRANMLDELGKPYVETAIAKGMAPSRMLTKYPLRVAFNPFVADIGNLLPSMISGSVLVSVVLGLQTIGPTLLTALKTQDMFLSGFVLMFVALLTLIGTMISDVLLVLLDPRIRYEGRDA, encoded by the coding sequence ATGGAAATACTGCGATACGCCATCTACCGTTTTGGCACCATGCTGATGACCCTGCTGGTGGTGTCGGTGCTGATCTTCGTCATCATCAACTTGCCACCCGGCGACTACCTGTCGAACCAAATTGCCGAACTGCAGGCAACCGGACAGTCCGCGGGGGTGGCCAAGGCAGAATTTCTGCGCAAGGAATACGCACTCGATAAGCCGCTTTGGCAGCAATACATGATCTGGATGGGTTTCATGCCGGGGCCGCACGGGTTTTCCGGCATGGTCCAAGGCAATTTCGGCTGGTCGTTTGAGTTTGACAGCCCGGTGGCCGATATTGTCGGCGACAGCCTGTGGCTGACGGTGCTCGTGAACTTGGCCGCCGTGATTTTTGTCTATGCCGTCGCCCTGCCCTTGGGCGTTCTGGCGGCGGCCCGCGCGCGCACCTGGGTCGACTACACCACCGCTTTTGTAGGCTATCTGGGGCTTGCCACACCGAACTTCCTGCTGGCGCTGATCCTGTTCTACTACGGCCACCGGTGGTTTGACCTGCCGATCGGGGGGCTTATGGCGCCTGAATTCGAAGGTATGCCGATGAATTGGGACAAGGTAAAATCCATCCTGGTGCACCTCATTGTTCCAACCTTTGTGATCGGTACAGCCGGCGCCTCGGCGATGATGCAGCGGCTGCGGGCCAACATGCTGGATGAACTGGGCAAACCCTATGTGGAAACCGCCATCGCCAAGGGCATGGCGCCGTCCCGCATGCTGACAAAATACCCGCTGCGGGTGGCCTTCAACCCCTTTGTTGCAGATATCGGCAACCTGCTGCCCTCGATGATTTCCGGCTCTGTCCTTGTGTCGGTGGTGCTGGGCCTGCAAACCATCGGCCCGACCCTGCTGACAGCGCTCAAGACACAAGACATGTTCCTCTCGGGGTTCGTACTCATGTTCGTTGCCCTTCTCACCCTGATCGGTACCATGATTTCGGATGTGCTGCTGGTGCTGCTTGACCCCAGAATCCGCTACGAGGGGCGTGACGCATGA
- a CDS encoding ABC transporter substrate-binding protein has product MLDALKALLAAAFCLAPLSAHADITVQESGFWKSEVKAGYLPPVAKRLPEVPLVVDLAAKGRDFGIQGGTLNTMVTRSKDIRQMVVYGYARLAGYDEKYQLKPDILLGYDNDGNRRYTLKLRPGHRWSNGDSFTSDDFRYWWDDVANNELLSPAGPPDFLRVMGKLPRVSFPDETTVIYEWDDPNPSFLHMLAQARPPFIYRPAKYLKQFHANYADPEILEEEVDYARVKSWAALHNKYDNMYKFDNHELPTLQPWINASPGKKIRHQFVRNPYYHRIDSRGVQLPYIDTVEMEIVTAGLVAAKSNAGEADLQARGLDFRDIPILRKGEKDNSGYKTYLWGNGAASQIAIYPNLNTQDPVWRTVLRDVRVRRALSLAINRRAINRALYFNLAKPGAMTVLEQSELFDPAFRNAWAQFDPEHASNLLDEAGLTEKDGYGIRYLPDGRLMELIVETAGERQEVENALQIIADDWRDVGVKLIMRPLDRDILRNRVFSGRSMASAWFGWDNGLPQSYTSPVYLAPTDQVFLSWPKWGQYYQTGGNSGEPPDMAPARQLLSLLQDWDMATTKAERMAAWHAMLKIHAEQVYAIGVVAAAPQPVVVSNRLRNVPEKAIWAWDPGAHFGVYRPDEFFFQGGLD; this is encoded by the coding sequence ATGCTTGATGCTTTGAAAGCTCTGCTAGCCGCTGCCTTCTGCCTTGCGCCTTTAAGTGCTCACGCAGACATCACGGTGCAGGAAAGCGGCTTCTGGAAGTCAGAAGTTAAGGCGGGATACCTCCCTCCCGTTGCCAAACGTCTGCCCGAGGTGCCGCTGGTGGTCGATCTGGCGGCCAAGGGCCGCGATTTTGGCATTCAGGGCGGCACTCTCAATACGATGGTCACCCGCTCCAAGGACATCCGGCAGATGGTGGTCTATGGATACGCGCGGCTGGCAGGCTATGATGAGAAGTATCAGTTAAAGCCGGACATTCTTCTGGGTTATGATAACGATGGCAACCGCCGCTACACGCTGAAACTGCGGCCCGGGCACCGCTGGTCCAACGGCGATTCCTTCACATCGGACGATTTCCGTTATTGGTGGGATGATGTCGCCAACAACGAACTGCTGAGCCCGGCCGGGCCGCCGGATTTTCTGCGGGTGATGGGTAAGCTGCCACGGGTCAGCTTCCCCGACGAAACCACCGTGATTTATGAGTGGGACGATCCCAATCCCAGTTTTCTGCACATGCTGGCGCAGGCGCGCCCGCCCTTTATCTACCGCCCGGCCAAGTACCTGAAACAGTTTCACGCGAATTACGCCGACCCTGAAATTCTGGAAGAAGAAGTCGACTATGCCCGCGTGAAAAGCTGGGCTGCCCTGCACAACAAGTACGACAATATGTACAAATTCGATAACCACGAGCTTCCAACTCTGCAGCCGTGGATCAACGCTTCTCCCGGCAAGAAGATCCGCCACCAGTTTGTACGCAACCCTTACTACCACCGGATCGACAGCCGGGGTGTCCAGCTACCATATATTGATACCGTAGAGATGGAGATCGTGACCGCAGGGCTGGTGGCTGCCAAATCAAATGCTGGGGAAGCCGATTTGCAGGCCCGCGGGCTGGATTTCCGCGACATTCCTATCCTGCGCAAAGGGGAAAAGGACAACTCCGGCTACAAAACCTATCTTTGGGGCAACGGTGCGGCCTCGCAAATTGCCATTTACCCGAACTTGAACACTCAGGACCCGGTGTGGCGGACAGTACTGCGTGATGTGCGGGTGCGGCGCGCTCTATCGCTGGCAATCAATCGGCGCGCTATCAACCGGGCACTTTATTTCAACCTTGCCAAACCCGGCGCGATGACCGTTTTGGAGCAAAGCGAGCTTTTTGATCCCGCGTTCAGAAATGCATGGGCACAGTTTGATCCGGAACACGCCAGCAACTTGCTGGACGAAGCCGGGCTAACTGAAAAAGACGGCTATGGCATCCGCTATTTGCCTGACGGGCGCCTAATGGAACTGATCGTGGAAACCGCCGGCGAACGGCAGGAAGTGGAAAACGCCCTGCAGATCATCGCAGATGACTGGCGTGATGTCGGCGTCAAACTAATTATGCGGCCTCTGGACCGCGATATACTCAGGAACCGCGTGTTCTCAGGAAGGTCGATGGCCTCCGCCTGGTTCGGCTGGGACAACGGTCTGCCTCAGTCCTATACATCCCCCGTTTACTTGGCACCGACTGATCAGGTCTTTCTGTCCTGGCCTAAGTGGGGTCAGTACTACCAGACAGGCGGCAATTCAGGCGAACCGCCTGACATGGCGCCAGCCCGGCAGCTTCTCTCCCTCTTGCAGGACTGGGACATGGCCACGACCAAGGCCGAACGCATGGCTGCATGGCACGCCATGCTAAAAATCCACGCAGAACAAGTATATGCCATCGGCGTGGTTGCCGCTGCTCCGCAACCCGTCGTCGTCAGCAACCGGCTGCGCAATGTGCCAGAAAAAGCAATCTGGGCTTGGGATCCCGGAGCACATTTCGGCGTCTACCGGCCGGATGAGTTCTTCTTCCAGGGTGGCCTTGACTGA
- a CDS encoding ABC transporter ATP-binding protein codes for MRPLLSVENLSIGFGKGDSVVKDVSFAVQPGETLALVGESGSGKTISCRAVLRILPKVAQLRSGRILLESRGKKLDLATLDERLMRDVRGNTVSMIFQEPMRSLSPLHRIGNQVSEVLWLHGRKSEREARNVVLECFERVGFPEPERTYRSYPFELSGGMRQRAMIAMAMVAKPDLLIADEPTTALDVTTQAQVLGLMKDLQRETGMAMILVTHDLGVVANMAEQVVVMHKGRVMESGPAEPMLRAPAHPYTKVLFDAAPEIPNAEVVAIPPSRDDLILEMKNISKTYTLRAGKGWQAPTLIHACREIDLRVTRGETLAIVGESGSGKTTAARIALGAEPPDSGGEILFRPTPGSPPVAVHDMDRETRTAFQRQAQMVFQDPYSSLSPRMRIQDTLMEPLDIHRIGTRSERRDKAAEMLRLVGLSSDMLKRYPHAFSGGQRQRLSIARALMLDPALIVCDEPTSALDVSVQEQILRLLEEIRDKNNLSYLFISHDLAVVARIADEVAVMRRGLIVEQAPPETLFYNPQHPYTKALIAAQPEPDIDRPIDLKLVAQGAGAPEHWPEAFRFNGADAPPLVGMKHLEPGHKVRCHA; via the coding sequence ATGCGCCCTCTGCTGTCCGTTGAAAACCTCAGCATCGGGTTTGGCAAAGGAGACTCCGTTGTCAAGGACGTCAGCTTTGCTGTCCAGCCCGGCGAAACACTTGCCTTGGTTGGGGAAAGCGGCTCGGGCAAGACGATTTCCTGCCGCGCAGTTCTGCGTATTCTGCCAAAGGTGGCGCAGCTGCGTTCCGGACGAATATTACTGGAGAGCCGGGGCAAGAAGCTTGATCTGGCCACGCTTGACGAACGCTTGATGCGCGACGTGCGCGGCAATACGGTCTCAATGATCTTTCAGGAGCCCATGCGGTCCCTGTCACCACTGCACCGGATCGGAAACCAAGTATCCGAAGTCCTGTGGCTGCACGGGCGCAAATCTGAACGCGAAGCACGTAACGTGGTTCTGGAGTGTTTTGAACGGGTCGGGTTTCCTGAGCCAGAGCGCACCTACCGCTCCTACCCGTTCGAGCTTTCGGGAGGAATGCGCCAGCGGGCGATGATTGCCATGGCAATGGTTGCCAAGCCCGACCTGCTGATTGCAGACGAGCCGACCACAGCACTGGATGTAACTACACAGGCGCAAGTGCTGGGGCTGATGAAGGATCTGCAGCGCGAAACCGGAATGGCGATGATCCTGGTCACCCACGATCTGGGCGTAGTTGCCAATATGGCTGAGCAAGTGGTGGTGATGCACAAAGGCAGGGTTATGGAATCCGGGCCTGCCGAACCGATGCTCCGCGCACCGGCACACCCCTACACCAAGGTATTGTTTGACGCTGCACCGGAAATTCCGAATGCAGAAGTTGTCGCAATTCCGCCTTCGCGCGATGACCTGATCCTGGAGATGAAAAACATCTCCAAAACCTATACCCTGCGGGCAGGCAAAGGCTGGCAGGCCCCGACACTGATCCATGCCTGCCGGGAAATCGACTTACGGGTGACCCGAGGTGAGACACTGGCAATTGTGGGGGAGAGCGGCTCAGGCAAGACAACAGCCGCCCGGATCGCACTAGGGGCGGAACCGCCCGATTCCGGCGGCGAGATTCTGTTCCGGCCAACCCCCGGCAGCCCCCCGGTTGCAGTGCATGACATGGACCGGGAAACGAGAACAGCTTTTCAGAGGCAGGCTCAAATGGTGTTTCAGGATCCGTACTCGTCCCTATCGCCCAGAATGCGCATTCAGGACACACTGATGGAACCGCTGGACATCCATCGTATCGGCACCCGTTCTGAACGGCGTGACAAGGCAGCGGAAATGCTGCGCCTCGTGGGTCTCTCCTCTGATATGCTGAAACGCTATCCTCACGCCTTTTCCGGCGGTCAGCGCCAGCGCCTGTCAATTGCGCGCGCTCTGATGCTGGACCCTGCTCTGATTGTCTGCGATGAACCGACTTCTGCACTCGACGTATCGGTCCAAGAACAGATCCTCCGGCTGCTTGAGGAAATCCGAGACAAGAACAATTTGTCGTATCTGTTCATCAGCCATGATCTGGCCGTGGTGGCACGGATTGCAGATGAAGTGGCGGTAATGCGGCGCGGTCTGATCGTCGAGCAGGCCCCGCCAGAGACACTGTTCTACAATCCGCAGCATCCCTATACCAAGGCGCTGATCGCTGCCCAGCCGGAGCCAGACATAGACCGGCCAATTGATCTGAAACTGGTGGCCCAGGGTGCGGGCGCCCCCGAGCACTGGCCTGAAGCGTTCAGGTTCAACGGTGCTGATGCTCCGCCTTTAGTGGGAATGAAACACCTGGAACCTGGCCACAAGGTGCGCTGCCATGCTTGA
- a CDS encoding TetR/AcrR family transcriptional regulator encodes MAQKPVLHRDDPEAEPLIGNIKVTRNDWLNVAMDVLISDGVEQVKVLALAERMQVSRSSFYWYFKSRQDLLDALLKTWEQTNTAGMVRQAEASAKTITGAVLNVFHCITNPNLFNTALDFAVRDWSRRSGKVRSLLDRSDRRRVEALTEMFARYGYPEREAMTRAKVLYYMQLGYDMADPNESHAHRLEVTPEYLKVFTGREPLAEEIDAFTEFTRQHWDI; translated from the coding sequence ATGGCGCAAAAACCTGTTCTGCACCGGGATGACCCTGAGGCTGAGCCTTTGATCGGCAACATCAAAGTCACCCGCAACGACTGGCTGAACGTGGCGATGGACGTGCTGATCTCTGACGGGGTTGAGCAGGTCAAAGTGCTGGCGCTGGCTGAGCGGATGCAGGTTTCAAGGTCGTCGTTCTACTGGTACTTTAAGTCGCGCCAGGATCTGCTGGACGCGCTTCTGAAAACCTGGGAGCAGACGAACACAGCGGGCATGGTGCGCCAGGCTGAGGCCTCGGCCAAGACTATCACGGGGGCCGTGCTGAATGTCTTCCATTGCATTACCAACCCCAACCTTTTCAACACCGCGCTGGACTTTGCAGTGCGGGACTGGTCGCGCCGATCTGGCAAGGTGCGCAGCCTGCTGGATCGCTCTGACCGGCGCCGGGTTGAGGCGCTGACTGAAATGTTTGCCCGTTATGGCTACCCCGAACGAGAGGCTATGACCCGCGCCAAGGTGCTGTATTACATGCAGCTAGGCTACGACATGGCGGACCCGAACGAAAGCCATGCCCATCGGCTGGAAGTGACGCCCGAGTACCTGAAAGTGTTCACCGGGCGCGAGCCGCTGGCTGAGGAGATCGACGCCTTCACCGAGTTCACGCGCCAGCACTGGGACATCTGA
- a CDS encoding indolepyruvate ferredoxin oxidoreductase family protein codes for MTKLSHDFRSYKLDDRYDMTKGRVFLTGTQALARVMLDQARRDQKAGLNTAGFVSGYRGSPLGGVDLEFWRAKGRMQDHRIKFMPAVNEDLGATAVLGAQQAILDPHCEVEGVFSMWYGKGPGVDRSGDALKHGNAYGSSAKGGVLVVAGDDHGCVSSSMPHQSDVAFMSWFMPVLNPADVSEYLTFGEYGFALSRYSGTWVGFKAVSETVESARSVELQPDRQFVYPELPDYPGGLHIRRADLPSPEIETRIHAKLDAVRAFAEANPIDKRIYDIKDARFGFVSTGKGHLDLMEALRLLGLDEAGCRRLGIDIYKVGMVWPLDRTDALKFVKGKQEVLVVEEKRGIIESQFKENFYDWPGSKPEKMVGKYDSQGEPLIPWTGELSPLLLAPIVAARLDKFFPEENLPAKAAALTAEPPKVLNVPGATRTPYFCSGCPHNTSTKLPEGSKAFSGIGCHVMASWMDRETAGYAQMGGEGVPWTVASQFNGNKHVFQNLGEGTWYHSGSLAIRQAVAAGTNITYKILYNDAVAMTGGQPVDGPVSVHGIAQTCRAEGVQRIALVSDNNGKFSHGDFPSGTTFHDRAELDTVQRELREVPGVTVLIYEQTCATEKRRRRKRGKMEDPKRFAFINDLVCEGCGDCSVESNCLSVEPKETPFGRKRKINLSTCNKDFSCLNGFCPSFVTVEGATRRKKKPAGLDAAKLAAQLPAPDLPSLAEPFDLLVTGVGGTGVVTVGALITMAAHLEGKGSSVLDFTGFAQKFGTVLSYIRLSKSPETLNQVRIDQGGADAVIGCDVVVSSAPKASAHYRAGTRIVLNRAEMPTGDLVLRRDADLMAAVRERTIADAVGPANLSGFNANEAAETMLGDAVLANVMMLGFAWQKGLVPVSAGALDQAIELNGVAVEKNRLAFAIGRAMAADPKLVEDVYKETPDEGETLQELVQRRATFLTGYQDTEYASRYQETLGRFRDALPAEAQEQLTAAAARSLFKLMAYKDEFEVARLLTSEKFRHQIEDEFEGDFTVKYHLAPPLLSLKKDSRGRPLKRSFGPWLRPALNLLVKARRLRGTAFNVFGYHEEARLHRDLLTWYEAALSKIAQRYTPGTHDACIAILQAPMEIRGYGPVRLEAARKVRHATDEVLLSL; via the coding sequence ATGACGAAGCTGAGCCACGACTTTCGCAGCTACAAACTGGACGACCGGTACGACATGACCAAAGGCCGGGTGTTCCTGACCGGCACCCAGGCGCTGGCCCGGGTGATGCTGGACCAGGCCCGCCGCGACCAGAAGGCAGGCTTGAACACCGCGGGCTTTGTCTCCGGCTACCGCGGCTCCCCGCTGGGTGGCGTAGACCTGGAATTCTGGCGCGCCAAGGGGCGGATGCAAGACCACCGCATCAAGTTCATGCCCGCCGTGAATGAAGACTTGGGTGCTACCGCCGTTTTGGGCGCCCAGCAGGCCATTCTGGACCCTCATTGCGAGGTCGAGGGTGTTTTTTCCATGTGGTACGGCAAAGGCCCGGGAGTTGACCGCTCCGGTGATGCGCTGAAGCACGGCAACGCCTACGGGTCGTCGGCGAAAGGCGGAGTGCTGGTCGTCGCCGGTGATGACCACGGCTGCGTAAGCTCTTCCATGCCGCACCAGTCGGATGTGGCCTTTATGTCCTGGTTCATGCCGGTTCTGAACCCGGCGGATGTTTCAGAATACCTGACTTTCGGCGAATACGGCTTTGCCCTGTCCCGCTACTCAGGCACCTGGGTCGGCTTCAAAGCAGTGTCGGAAACCGTGGAGAGCGCGCGCTCGGTGGAGCTGCAGCCGGACCGTCAGTTCGTTTACCCGGAGCTGCCGGATTACCCCGGCGGGCTGCATATCCGCCGCGCCGACCTGCCCTCGCCCGAGATTGAAACCCGCATCCATGCCAAGCTGGACGCGGTGCGTGCCTTTGCCGAGGCAAACCCGATCGACAAGCGGATTTATGACATCAAGGACGCCCGTTTCGGCTTTGTCTCTACCGGCAAGGGCCATCTGGACCTGATGGAGGCCCTGCGCCTTCTGGGGCTGGACGAGGCCGGCTGCCGCCGTCTGGGTATCGACATCTACAAGGTCGGCATGGTCTGGCCACTGGACCGCACCGATGCGCTGAAGTTCGTGAAGGGCAAGCAGGAAGTTCTGGTTGTAGAAGAAAAGCGCGGCATCATCGAAAGCCAGTTCAAAGAAAACTTCTATGACTGGCCCGGCAGCAAGCCGGAGAAGATGGTCGGCAAATACGACAGCCAGGGCGAGCCGCTGATCCCGTGGACCGGTGAGCTGAGCCCGCTGCTGCTGGCGCCCATCGTGGCGGCGCGGCTGGACAAGTTTTTCCCGGAAGAAAACCTTCCGGCCAAGGCCGCTGCGCTGACGGCTGAACCGCCGAAAGTGCTGAACGTGCCCGGCGCCACCCGCACGCCTTACTTCTGCTCCGGCTGCCCGCACAACACGTCTACCAAGCTGCCGGAAGGCTCCAAGGCGTTTTCCGGCATCGGCTGCCATGTGATGGCCAGCTGGATGGACCGTGAAACCGCCGGCTATGCCCAGATGGGCGGTGAAGGCGTGCCGTGGACCGTTGCCTCGCAGTTCAATGGAAACAAGCATGTGTTTCAGAACCTCGGCGAAGGCACCTGGTATCACTCCGGTTCGCTGGCGATCCGCCAGGCGGTCGCGGCCGGCACCAACATCACCTACAAGATCCTGTATAACGACGCGGTGGCGATGACCGGCGGCCAGCCGGTGGACGGACCGGTTTCGGTGCATGGCATCGCCCAGACCTGCCGCGCCGAAGGCGTGCAGCGTATTGCCCTGGTCTCGGACAACAACGGCAAGTTCAGCCATGGGGATTTCCCAAGCGGCACCACCTTCCATGACCGCGCAGAACTGGACACGGTCCAGCGTGAACTGCGCGAGGTCCCCGGCGTCACCGTGCTGATCTACGAACAGACCTGCGCCACCGAAAAGCGCCGCCGCCGCAAGCGCGGCAAGATGGAGGACCCGAAACGCTTTGCCTTCATCAACGACCTGGTCTGTGAGGGTTGCGGCGATTGCTCGGTGGAATCCAACTGCCTGAGCGTGGAGCCGAAGGAAACGCCCTTTGGCCGCAAGCGCAAGATCAACCTCTCCACCTGCAACAAGGACTTCTCCTGCCTCAACGGCTTCTGCCCCAGCTTCGTCACCGTCGAGGGCGCAACCCGGCGCAAGAAGAAGCCTGCCGGGCTGGACGCCGCCAAACTGGCAGCCCAGCTGCCCGCCCCGGACCTTCCCTCCCTGGCAGAACCGTTTGACCTGCTCGTTACCGGAGTAGGCGGCACCGGCGTTGTCACCGTTGGGGCCCTGATCACCATGGCCGCGCATCTGGAGGGCAAGGGATCGAGCGTTCTGGACTTCACCGGTTTTGCCCAGAAGTTCGGCACTGTGCTGAGCTACATCAGGCTCTCTAAGTCTCCGGAGACACTGAACCAGGTGCGGATCGACCAGGGCGGCGCGGATGCGGTCATCGGCTGCGATGTCGTCGTGAGCTCGGCGCCCAAGGCCTCGGCTCATTACCGTGCAGGCACCCGGATAGTTCTGAACCGGGCCGAGATGCCCACAGGAGATCTGGTTCTGCGCCGCGATGCCGACCTGATGGCAGCGGTACGAGAACGCACCATCGCCGACGCTGTTGGTCCGGCCAACCTGTCCGGCTTCAATGCCAACGAGGCTGCCGAAACAATGCTGGGCGACGCGGTCCTCGCCAATGTCATGATGCTGGGCTTTGCCTGGCAAAAGGGGCTGGTGCCGGTCAGCGCCGGAGCATTGGACCAAGCGATCGAACTCAACGGCGTTGCGGTCGAAAAAAACCGGCTCGCCTTTGCCATCGGCCGCGCCATGGCAGCAGACCCGAAGCTGGTTGAAGACGTCTACAAGGAAACTCCTGACGAGGGCGAAACGCTGCAAGAGCTGGTTCAACGGCGCGCAACCTTCCTGACCGGATACCAGGATACCGAATATGCATCCCGGTATCAGGAAACGCTGGGACGGTTCCGCGACGCCCTGCCTGCTGAGGCACAGGAGCAGCTAACCGCTGCAGCCGCCCGGTCGCTGTTCAAGCTCATGGCCTACAAAGACGAATTCGAGGTTGCGCGGCTATTGACCAGTGAAAAATTCCGTCACCAGATCGAGGACGAATTCGAGGGAGATTTCACGGTCAAATACCACCTCGCTCCGCCGCTGCTGAGCCTAAAAAAGGATAGCCGCGGCCGGCCGCTGAAACGCTCATTCGGCCCTTGGCTGCGCCCGGCTCTGAACCTGCTGGTCAAGGCACGCCGCCTGCGCGGCACTGCCTTCAACGTCTTTGGCTACCATGAGGAAGCCCGCCTGCACCGCGATCTGCTGACATGGTACGAGGCCGCGCTCAGCAAGATTGCCCAGCGCTATACGCCTGGCACCCATGACGCCTGTATCGCAATTCTGCAAGCACCGATGGAAATCCGCGGTTACGGCCCGGTGCGCCTGGAAGCCGCCAGAAAAGTCCGACATGCAACGGATGAGGTGCTGCTCAGCCTTTAA
- a CDS encoding Lrp/AsnC family transcriptional regulator has protein sequence MDINDRDRRILTLLQEDSRISNADLAEAVGMSPSALWRRVRALEEAGIIERYGAVVNAPAMGLGFQAIVHVHLTRHDPDKLVEFIRAVETNPLVQECYATTGQADYHLRVLAPDLDVYNRFLETFLFRLPAVASAQTNVVLRTIKRDMPVVP, from the coding sequence ATGGATATCAACGACCGAGACCGCCGTATCCTGACGCTGCTGCAGGAGGATTCCCGGATTTCCAACGCTGATCTCGCAGAGGCTGTTGGAATGTCGCCGTCTGCCCTTTGGCGCCGGGTCAGGGCACTTGAAGAGGCGGGTATCATTGAACGCTATGGTGCGGTGGTAAATGCGCCAGCAATGGGGCTTGGTTTCCAGGCAATCGTGCATGTCCATTTGACCCGTCATGACCCGGATAAACTGGTGGAGTTCATCCGCGCCGTTGAAACAAACCCGCTGGTGCAGGAGTGCTATGCCACAACCGGTCAGGCGGATTACCATCTGCGGGTGCTTGCTCCGGACTTAGATGTCTACAACCGCTTTCTTGAAACCTTTCTGTTCCGTCTGCCTGCGGTCGCCAGCGCGCAAACCAACGTAGTTCTGCGCACAATAAAACGGGACATGCCTGTGGTGCCCTGA
- a CDS encoding DUF3307 domain-containing protein, which produces MPEYVGSVLLLLCALQVKHLFADFFLQTPKMLSGRCAYVHTGRAQHAGVHIAGSAIIFLLFGAPLNFILVLAVLEWLVHFHIDFGKARFSERKNLNPQQPMFWQAMGSDQALHQLTYIAMAWAWVKYAAT; this is translated from the coding sequence TTGCCGGAATATGTCGGATCCGTGCTGCTGCTTCTCTGCGCCTTGCAGGTCAAGCACCTGTTTGCCGATTTTTTCCTGCAGACTCCAAAAATGCTTTCTGGCCGCTGCGCTTACGTGCACACCGGGCGGGCGCAGCATGCAGGCGTTCATATCGCCGGTTCGGCAATCATTTTTCTGCTGTTTGGCGCTCCTTTGAACTTTATTCTCGTGCTCGCGGTTTTGGAGTGGCTGGTGCATTTCCACATCGATTTCGGCAAAGCCCGCTTTTCCGAGCGCAAAAATCTTAATCCACAGCAACCGATGTTCTGGCAGGCCATGGGATCGGACCAGGCGCTGCACCAGCTGACCTATATCGCCATGGCCTGGGCCTGGGTGAAGTACGCAGCAACCTGA